A genome region from Arachis duranensis cultivar V14167 chromosome 6, aradu.V14167.gnm2.J7QH, whole genome shotgun sequence includes the following:
- the LOC107494259 gene encoding calmodulin-binding protein 25: MASSENLIEPWAFRPALDTWFADYIARDAETLTKALQKSISGDDVLSPFIASPKPDATTAAASTPTVSGISAGSDQESAPKRRGSTLPPATGRVTKRKSRASKRSQTTFITADPANFRQMVQQVTGVRFGGGAAADIAMAPVLKPEPQRLVSGGGGRFPAGAACLLPTLDTSAFLLDHHQQQVVGPNSGSTGPGVSVPGPLPFSQPMGLVDASPSLSSADFDTFSSFPTLESWKVM, translated from the coding sequence ATGGCGTCATCCGAGAATTTGATTGAGCCATGGGCCTTTCGCCCTGCTCTCGACACGTGGTTCGCCGATTACATAGCTCGCGACGCCGAAACCCTAACCAAGGCGCTTCAGAAATCCATCTCCGGCGACGACGTCCTCTCTCCCTTCATCGCATCTCCCAAGCCCGACGCTACCACTGCCGCTGCCTCCACGCCGACAGTCTCCGGCATCTCCGCCGGCTCCGATCAGGAATCTGCTCCCAAGCGCCGCGGATCGACGCTTCCACCGGCAACGGGGAGGGTTACTAAACGGAAGTCACGCGCGTCGAAGCGATCTCAGACGACGTTCATCACGGCAGACCCGGCGAACTTCCGGCAGATGGTGCAGCAGGTCACCGGCGTGAGGTTCGGCGGCGGAGCGGCGGCCGATATTGCAATGGCACCGGTGCTGAAGCCGGAGCCTCAGAGACTTGTTTCCGGCGGCGGAGGGAGGTTTCCGGCCGGGGCAGCGTGCTTGCTGCCGACGCTGGACACGTCAGCGTTTTTGCTGGACCATCACCAGCAGCAAGTTGTGGGCCCGAACTCGGGTTCTACTGGGCCCGGTGTTTCTGTCCCAGGCCCACTGCCTTTCTCCCAGCCCATGGGATTGGTGGATGCTTCTCCTTCTCTTAGTTCTGCAGATTTTGACACCTTCTCGAGTTTCCCCACTCTGGAGTCCTGGAAAGTTATGTGA